CGAGCACCGTGTCCGGCAGCGCGGGGAACCTGTCCGTGCCCAGGCCGAGGGCCGCGATCGCCTGCGGGTTCAGGTAGGCGCGGTTGTAGGCGTACTGCACGATGGCCGGGCGGTCGGGGACGGCCTTGCGGATTTCCTCGATCGTGGGGAAACGCTGCTCCTCGAACTGGTAGGGCGACCAGCCGCCGATCACCTTCACCCACTGGCCTTCCGGCGTCCGCTTCGCCTGTTCGCTCAGCATCGCGAGCGCGCGACGCAGCGTGGGCACGCCCTCCCACCGCAGGGTGTAGTTGTAGCCGCCCTCGTTGAGCACGTGGGTGTGCGCGTCGATGAGGCCGGGGATGAGCCGCCGTCCGCGGGAATCGATGACGCGGGTGCCGGCGTTCTTCAGGGCCAGGACGTCGGCTTCCGTGCCGACCGCGTAGATGCGGCCGCTCTTGACGGCCAGGGCCGTCGCCGTGGGTTGTCCGGCATTCCCAGTGAAGATCCTGGCGTTGTGCACGATCAGGTCAGCGCCCGAGGCCTCCGGCTTGACCTGTGCCTGGGCGTGGGTCAAGCCGATCATCATCAGACCTGCGATCAGTCGCTTCAGCTTCACTGTTCTTTCCCTCTCGATGGATGTGAAAAGACGCCCCGGAATCCGCAGGCGTCGAACGAGGGAAATGTTGCCGGCTCGGTCCGGCGCAGTCACTGATCGTTCTTGCTGGCGACAGCACGATCCGCTCATCGGCTCGGCCGGCCAGGAAAGCAAAAAGCCCAGCGGAGCTGGGCTTTTGTCGGGGGCGGTCACCGGACTCGCGCGCTGGCGGGCCCTCAGTGAGACGTCGGGTACTGGGCCAGCAGTTCGTCCTTGCGGCTCTGAAGGCGCTGCCCCAGCTCCACCAGGTCGAGCTTGGACTTCTTCGCCTTGGGGAACATCTCGTTCTGCTCTTCCTTCACGTGGTGCTTGACCCACTCGCTCATGACCTTGACCTTGGCGTCATAGTCCTCGCCATAGGGTTCGACGCCTTCGACGGCGGCGATCAGGTCCTTGATGCTCTGATGTTCGACCTTGGCCTCCGGGACCAGTTCCTTGTCGCGTAGCGCAGCCTGGACCTCGGGATAGAAGATCTCCTCCTCCACCTGGGCATGGACGGTGAGCTCCTGGCAGATCTGCGCCACCAGCTGGCGCTTCTTCGCCGTCGAGCGCGACTTCTCGAACTGGTCGAACAGGTCGCTGACCTTCTTGTGGTCGGCACGCAGCAGCGTCACGGCGTCGGGCGTGCGCGGCGACGCCTTCGTCGAGGATTTGCGGACAGCAGTGCTTCGGGTGGCGGTGGTGGACGGCATCTTGACTCCTGGCGATGGCTGGAAGGGGATACGACAAAGGGACCTGATGCTCAGACATCGCCCGGGCAATCAGCCTCGATGCCTGATGGCAATGCGCGAACCCGGTCGCGGCGGGGGCCCTCACGTCCTCCTTCTCGCCTTGGCCATCAGGTCGATCAGCCCGCGCTCCAATTGCTTGAAGTCGAACGGCTTGGACCAATACGCGGAGGCGCCACCACGCAGCGACGCTTCGATGTCCACGGGCTGGTTGCTCGCCGACAGCACGATGACCGGGATGTCCGCGAACGACGCGACGGCACGGAACCGTCGCAACACCTCCAACCCGTCCAGGTCCGGCAGGTGCCTGTCCAGGAGTACCGCATCCGGCGGTTCGAGCTGACAGGAGGCGAGCCCCGTGGCGCCGGTCATCGCGACTTCCAGCCTCAGGTCCGGGTATTGCGCAGCCCAGTGCTGCATCAGCAACCCGTTGATGGGGTCGTCTTCGATGTAGACGATTCTTCCGGAGAGGTCTGCGCTTGGCATGGCCATGGCGTGCATCCGTCAGATGAGGAAAGCCGGGCAATCTTCCTGTGCCGGCTCAGCTGGGGGTCAGAAGTCTTACGACACGCCGAAGACTTCGGATCAGTTCCCATGGCCTTGTCGCGGAGAACGCCGGCCCGGAAACCGAGGCGCCTTCAGATGAAGCGAGCTGCGGCGGCGTCTCCGATACCCAGCTTTGCGGTGGCTTTCGGTTCTCCCCGTGCCGGACCGCCTCGTTTGCTCCAGTCCCGTTGGTCAAATGCTTGACGTCGTGCATCGTCCTGTCGCCGCTCTTGCGGCCTTCCAATTTCGACACGCACCTTGTCTTGATTGCCGTACATACCGACTCCTGGCGATTGAGAACCATTGGAGGCAAATGGCCTGCCTCCAGTGGCCACAGGAGCGCCGTCGCCTTCACCTGTCGCCGCAGACTCAGCACGGAACTTGCTGATGTCTGTTGAAGCAAGGTCACGTCGTCCTGAATCGACGAGCCGGTGCAGAACGAAAGAGGTGGACCACGAAGGAGCGATATGAGAGCCGAGAAAGATGTACGCGCTTTGCGGCGTGAGAAGCGCAGACCGTTGAGCCAGCAGGTCTCGCTTCAAGAGCGTTACGTTGAACGGGAGGCCGCCTTCTCCGAGCGGGATCGCGAACTCGCGGAGCGCACGCGCAGGAGCGCGAGGACCTGAGCGTGCGAGCGCCCTCGCGCTCCTGTCCAAGAAGGTGAGAGCCCGCAGGCCGCCGCTTCAGCACCTTCCCGATGAACGCGGGGTGGAAGCGGATGACCGCGGGCCTTGAAGGACGATGCGCGCCGCCCGCTGGACGGGCAGCCGGACGCCGTCGCTACTTCGTCTTGCTGGACGACGCGTCCGAAGAGCTGCTCGTGGCGCCAGGCAAGGACGTACTGGACAAGCTTCCGCTGCCCGCCGCCGTCAGGCCGCGATCGCCATGGGTGCCGGTTCCACTGCCGAGCGTGTTGCCGCCCTGGCCGTAGCGGGTCGCATCCTGGTTGTCCTGCCCGGCCTGCTGCGAGATGCCGCCGCTCGATCCCGCACCGCTTCCTCCGGCGCCCTGTCGCGTCGACCGCTCCGAGCGCCACTTGTTGAAGTCCTCGCTGAACTTCTGGTATCGCTCCTGACGCCAGCCGTGATAGTCGTTGTCCAGCGTGCGCATCTGCTCGTGGCGCCACTGTTCGTAGTCGGGGTCGTAGTGCTGTTGCCGTCCTTGCGACTGCCATTCGGCCTGACCGGATCCGCCCCGATGGCTTCCCCGGTAGTCGCGCTCTTCGGGGGTGCCGCCGTAGTGCTCACCCAGCGTGTTGGCATAGCTGTCCGCGCCGGAGCCGGCCATGCGCCCGTAGTCGCGTCGCCCGCTGTCCTCACGCCAGCCTTCATGGCGCGGTCCCTGGTCGCGATAGCGGCCGGAGCCGCCCTGACCATGGCCGCTGGAGGTGCCGTAGCTCGGGCTGCCGTAGTCGCCGGACCCGCTGTAGCTGTCCTGTCCGCCGAAGCCGCCGCCGCCATAGTTGCCGCTCATCGAGCGACCACGATCGGCACCCCAGCCTTCATTCTGATAGCCACCTCGATAACCGCCCTGGCTCTGCAGATCGCCATGGCTACGGTAATCCCGGCGGTAATCATCACGGTACTCCCGGCCACCGCCGTAGCCGCCGTATCCGCCGTAGCCGCTGCCACGCGGTTCATCGCGGTCGGCCTGGAAGCTGCTGCCCTGATAGGCCGGCTCGTTCCGATCGCGCGACGGGTCCGATCGATGGTTTCCGTAGTTGCCGCGATCGCGCTCCTCTTCGTCCCAGGCACTGGCTGGGCGTTGGTCTTGTCTTCCTCGTTGTCCGTGCTGGTTCATGGCGACTCCTTTAAAGCCTCAAACCGGTTGTCGAATCCGGCGGCGCCCGCCGCCGGTTCCGGTATTCCACGGGCAAGGTGTGTGCCACTCAGGTCGTTCCCCGAACGTCGTTCGGCGTTCACCTCAGGACTGCGAAAGGAGACGCCGCACACCGTTGGCCTACTGCATGTAGGGCACCTTTGAATGCGCCGCATGCGGGTCCAGATCCCGCGATTCCAGGAGCCGGACCCGCCTGCCGATCCGGTCCAGCCATGCCTGGGTCTGCTCGTTGAGTGCCTTCAGGTGGTGCGGCCGGACCTGTCGAAGCGTGTGCTCGATCTGCTCCTCGAAGCACCGTTGCAGCTGCACGGGCTGAGGATGGGTATCCACCGCCGCGCAGAGCAGGGCCTGAAGGTTGGTCGCCTGCAGATGGAGTGCGTAAAGCGCTTCGGTCATCGCCTCCATCTGGCGGTGCATGGATTGCAACGCAGCAATCACCGAGTCATCGTCGGCCGCTTGATCCGCTTGTTCCGCTTGTTCCATCTGAGCCTCCATCCAGTCCGGTCTGGAGGCTGGTTGTGGCAGGCCGGATGCCTGCCACCTGCCCTGTCACTCCACCGTCACGCTCTTCGCGAGGTTGCGCGGCTTGTCCACGTCGGTCCCGCGTGCGCAGGCCGTGTGATACGCCAGCAGCTGCAGCGGCACCGTGTGCAGGATCGGGCTCAGCGCGCCGTAGTGCTCCGGCATGCGGATGACGTGCAGGCCCGGCTCGCTGTCGATCTTCGTGTCGCCGTCGGCGAACACGAACAGCTCGCCGCCGCGCGCCCGCACTTCCTGCATGTTGCTCTTGAGCTTCTCGAGCAGCGTGTCGTTCGGCGCCACCGTCACCACCGGCATCTGCGCCGTCACCAGCGCCAGCGGGCCGTGCTTCAGCTCGCCCGCCGGGTAGGCCTCGGCGTGGATGTAGCTGATCTCCTTGAGCTTCAACGCGCCTTCCAGCGCGATCGGGTAATGCAGGCCGCGGCCGAGGAAGAGCGCGTTTTCCTTGCGCGCGAATTCCTCGCTCCACGCGATGACCTGCGGCTCCAGCGCGAGCACCGCCTGCACCGCCACCGGCAGGTGGCGCAGCGCCTTCAGATGCTCCTGCTCCTGCTGCTCGCTCAGGTGACCGCGCGTCTGCGCCAGCGCCAGCGTCAGCAGGAACAGGCCCACCAGCTGCGTCGTGAACGCCTTCGTCGACGCCACGCCGATCTCCGCGCCGGCCCGCGTGATGTAGGCCAGGGAGCACTCCCGCACCATCGCGCTGGTCGACACGTTGCACACGGTCAGCGTGTGCAGCATGCCCAGCGAGCGCGCATGCTTCAGCGCGGCCAGCGTGTCCGCCGTCTCGCCGCTCTGGCTGATGGTCACCACCAGCGTGCGCGGATTCGGCACGCTGTCCCGGTAGCGGTACTCGCTCGCGATCTCCACGCTGGTCGGGATCTTCGCGATGCTCTCCAGCCAGTACTTCGCCGTCGAACCCGCGTAGTAGCTGGTCCCGCACGCGAGGATCAGCACCGAGTCGATCTCCTTGAACACGCGGAACGCGCCGTCGCCGAACAGCTCCGGGCTGATGCCCGTCACCGCGTCCAGCGTGTTGGCGATCGCCACCGGCTGCTCGAAGATCTCCTTCTGCATGTAGTGCCGGTACGGGCCCAGTTCGGCCGCGCCGCTGTGCGCGTGCACGGTCTTCACCTCGCGCTCGACGTTGACGAAACGTCCCGTCGTCGCGTCCTTGTTGCTGATCCAGTAGCGGCCCAGCTGCAGGTCGACGACATCGCCCTCCTCCAGGTACACGATCTGGTCGGTCACGCCCGCCAGCGCCATCGCGTCCGAGGCGACGAAGTTCGCGCCGGCGTACTCGTCCTTGCCGACGCCCAGGACCATCGGCGAACCCTCGCGCGCACCGATCACGCGGTGCGGCTCGTCCTTGTGGAACACGGCGATGCCGTAGGCGCCGCGCAGTTGCGCCACCGCCGTCTGCACCGCTTCCAGCAGGTCGCCGTGGTAGTGGAAATCGACCAGGTGCGCGATGACCTCGGTGTCGGTCTGGCTGTGGAAGACGTAGCCGCGCGACTTCAGCTCGGCGCGCAGTTCATCGTGGTTCTCGATGATGCCGTTGTGGACCAGCGCCACGCGGCCCGGCTGCAGGTGCGCCTCGGCGCCCGGGCCGTGCGAGAAGTGCGGATGCGCGTTGTGCACCGCCGGCGCGCCGTGCGTCGCCCAGCGCGTGTGCGCGATGCCGGTGCCGGCCGCGACGCCGTCCTGCGCCGCCAGCGTCTGCAGCTCCGCCACCCGCGAGGTGCTGCGCGCCCGGCGCAGTTGGCCGTCCTGGTGAACCGCCACCCCGCACGAGTCGTACCCGCGGTACTCGAGCCGCTTCAGGCCCTCGATCAGGATGGGAACGATGTCTTTCTGGCTGACCGCGCCGACGATGCCGCACATGATGTGTCTCCCCGGATGTCCGGATGAATTTGCGAATGGCGGAATGCTAGGCATCTCGGCGAGGTGGATGCTTTCAACATTCATCGATTGGTGAAATAATCCATCGCCTCATTCATCAACTGGCGGATTCTTTCATTCACAATCCATTTATGGAATTTTCCATCACCCTGGACGCCATCGACTTGCGGGTGCTGGACCTGCTCCAGCAGGACGCCTCGCTGTCCAACCAGGCGCTGGCCGAGCGCGCCCATGTGTCGCCCGCCACCTGCCTGCGCCGCGTGCGACGGCTGATCGAGACCGGCGTCATCGAGAAGCAGGTCGCCATCCTGTCGCCGGACAAGCTGGGCGCCGGGCTGTCGGCGCTGGTCGAGATCACGCTCGACCGGCAAGGCGCCGAGCACCTCGATGCGTTCGAGACGATCGCGGTCGCGGCGGCCGAGGTCCAGCAATGCTGGCGCGTCGCGCCGGGTCCCGACTTCGTGCTGGTGCTGCAGGTGCCGGATATGCCGGCGTATCACGCGCTGGTGCAGCGGCTGTTCACGCAGCAGGCCAACGTCCGCAACGTGAAGGCCTTCTTCAGCGTCAAGCGCGCGAAGTTCGAGCCGCGCCTGGCCCTCCCGGCGGCGCGAGGCTGAGGCGCGCGAGACGTCCTCCGTCCTGCATAGACCGCAGCCCTCACCCCTACCCTCTCCCGCAAGCTGTATGGACCGAGGACATAGGTAACAGGCGTGCCAGGACATGGGTGACACTTTTCCCGCCTAGTCAGCGGGAGGACGAAGTTGCCCTGGAGCCAAGACACCGTGAAGGATCAACGAGAGGAATTTGTTCGACTGGCCCGACAGCCTGGCGCCAATATCAGCGAGCTATGTCGACGCAGCGGGATCAGCCGCAAGACAGGCTACAAGTGGCTCAGCCGAGACGATCTCGAGGATCGATCTCGGCGACCACACACCTCGCCGACTCGTACGCCCGAACAGCTGCAGGCGCAGGTGCTTGCAGTGCGGGCCGAATGTTCTGCTTGGGGCGGTCGCAAGATCGCGAAGGTGCTGGCGCGCGATCATGGTGTGCACGTAGCAGCCAGCACAGCCAACTGGGTGCTGCGCCGAAACGGCCTGATCGACCCGGCAGCAAGCCAGGCCGCGACGGCATGGCAGCGCTTCGAGCACGAGACGCCCAATGCACTGTGGCAGATGGACTTCAAGGGCCACTTCGCCACCGACACTGAGCGCTGCCATCCGCTGACCGTGCTGGACGATCACTCGCGCTTCAACATCGTGCTGCAAGCGCTGAGTAACGAGCGGCTAGAGTCCGTGCAGCCGGTGCTGCAGCGCGCCTTTGAGCGCTATGGGCTGCCTGAGCGCATCAACGCCGACAACGGTCCGCCCTGGGGCTCGCCGACGCGCGGAGCACTCACCGAGCTGGGCGTCTGGCTGATTCGCTTGGGAGTGCGGTTGAGCCACAGCCGACCGATGCATCCTCAGACCAACGGCAAGGACGAGCGATTCCATCGCACCCTGAAAGCCGAGTTGCTGGCCAGTCGGCACTTCAAGGACCTGGACGATGCCCAGCACCACTTCATCCAGTGGCGGCATCTGTACAACGCCAAGCGCCCGCATCAAGCGCTGGGCATGGACACGCCAGCCAGCCGCTACGCGGCCAGCCCGCGCTCGATGCCAAGCTCTTTGCGGCCCGTCGAATATGGCGATGGCGCCATCGTGCGCCGGGTCGGATACGGTGGACGGATCGCCTTCAAAGGCAACACCTACCGCGTCGGCAGAGGCCTCATCGGCCAGCCTGTAGCCCTACGACCTCACCTGGATCTTGATGGCAGCTTCGATGTCTTCTTCTGCCATCAAAAAGTACGCATGATTGACCTGTGCCAGGCTGACTAACCTGGACCTGACCTGTTACCCATGTCCTGGCACACCTGTCACCCATGTCCTCGGTCCATACAGCAAGCGGGAGAGGGAGTAAGAAGGCTTCAGCGCTTGAGGATCAGCAGGCCCTTGAGGTACTCGCCTTCGGGGAAGTAGATCGTCTGCGGATGGTCCGGCGTCGCGCCGACGCGGTCGAGGATCAGGCCGTCCGCGCCCGCGTCGATGCCGGCGCCGGCCACGATCTTGTGGAACAGCTCCGGCCCCACGCCGCCCGAGCACGAGAAGGTGAACAGCAGGCCGCCCGGCTTCAGCAGCATCAGGCCGAGGCGGTTGATGTCCTTGTAGGCCCGCGCGGCGCGCTCCGCATGCGCGGCGGTCGGCGCGAACTTCGGCGGGTCCAGCACGATGGCGTCGAAGCTGCGGCCCTGCTTGAGCAGGTCGCGCAGCGTGTGGTTGACGTCGGCATCCAGCGCCGTGTGATGCGCCGGGTCGAAGCCGTTGAGTGCGACATGTGCCGTGGCGCGCGCCAGCGCCGGACCGGACGAGTCGACGCTGATGACGTCCGTCGCGCCGCCCGCGAGCGCGGCGACCGAGAAGCCGCCGGTGTAGCTGAAGCAGTTCAGCACCGACTGGCAGCCGTAGTGCTTCACGGCCTCGCCGAACTTCCGGCGGTTGTCGCGCTGGTCGAGGTAGTAGCCGGTCTTGTGGCCCTCGGCCACGTCGAGGCTCAGCTTCCAGGTGTTCTCGGAGATGACGATCTCGGTGGCGCCCTCGCCGCGCAGCCAGCCGGTGACCGGCTCCATGCCTTCGAGCGTGCGCACGTTCGCGTCGGAGCGTTCGTACAGGCGCGTGAGGCCCGTCTGCGCGAGCAGTTGGTCGGCCAGGGTCTGCTTCCAGCGCTCGGTGCCGGCGGACAGGAACTGCGCGCTGAGCGTATCGCCGTAGCGGTCGACGATCAGACCCGGCAGGCCGTCGGCCTCGCCGTGGATGAGGCGCACCGCGTCGGAGGCGATCGGCATGCGCGCCCGCAGCGCGAGCGCCGCGGCGATGCGGCGTTCGAAGAAGGCGGCGTCGATGCGCTCCTGCTCGTCGAAGCTCCACGCCCGCACGCGGATCAGCGACTCCGGGCTGAACGAGGCCCAGCACAGGAAGCTGCCGTCGAAGGCCTCGACACGCACGGTCTCGCCCGCGTCGGCCTTGCCCCTCGCGATCGAGCCTTCGAAGACCCAGGGATGGCGGCGAAGGAGCGAGCGCTCCTTGCCCTCGCGCAGACGGATGGATTTCATGGGGCGGATTGTCTCAGCGCTGCGCCGCCGGCCCCAGCGTCCCGAACGCCCAGCCCACGTTCAGGCTGACCATCGGGGTGCTCTGCTTCTCGCCGCCGAGGGCCTTCCACTGGCCCACGCCGACCTTCACGCGCAGGCGGTCGCGGCCGGTGCCTTCCCACTGCGCCCACACCTCGCCCTGCGACACCGCGCCGCCGCCCACCGCCACGCCGCCGCCGCCGGCCGCGCCGACCAGCGCCTCCGCGCCGACGCGCACGCCGTTCCACTTCGGCGAGTGCGCGCCGAGGCCGAACATGCCGTACGAGAACGCGCCCGCCTTGCCCAGCGCCGCGCTGCCCGCGTGCGCCACGCCGTACCAGGGTCCGCCGAAGTCGCGCGTCATGCCGATGCCCAGGCCCGTCACGTTGTCCTTGGAGCCGTCCTTGAACTTGAACTCCTTGAAGTACGGCATGCTCAGGTACAGCGCCTGCGCCCGGATCGTGCCGGACTCCAGCGGCGGCGAACTCAGGATGCGCGAAACCTTCTCCAGCGGCAGCGCCAGCGAACCGCGCACCTGGAAGGACTCATAGTTCCCCCACGGCGCCTTCATGTAGCCGGCATCCAGCCGCAGCGTCGGCCCCCAGGGCGTGATCCAGCGCAGCGTCGGTCCGACCCGCACCAGCCAGCCGTTGCCCGTGTCCATGTCGCCGCCGCCGCCCAGGCCGAACGAGAACTGGCCGCCGATGCGCAGCCGCTGGCTGATGAGGCCCCAGTCCTGGCCCGCATTCGCGAGGATCTCCATGTAGCCGTCGTGTCCGCCGGACGCGGCGCCCGAGGCCTCCAGCCCCCACCACGACGACCCGTCGCCGAAGTACTGCCGCAGGTCGCCGCCGGCCTTGCCCTTGCGGCCCGTCAGCGCCTCGCCGCTGCGCGTGCGGCTGCTGCCGCTGCGCGGCTTCTCGACACCGGCGCTCAGCGCGATCTCGTCGAAGCCCATGCCGGTGCGGTCTCCCGCGCGACCCGGCGACCCCGAATCGCCCGGATTGAAGCTCAGGAACCGATCCATCCGCCCGATCGTGAACGCGACGCCGGTGTCCTTGATGTTGCCGTTGCCGTTCGGGAAGGTGATGTGCGAGACGCCCACCCCCGCGTACCAGTTGCCGAACTCGCCGCGCAGCGACAGCTCCGGCCGCAGCATCAGACCGCCGCCGGCCCGCACCTTCTCCGAACTCACGCCGCCGCCCGCGCCGGCGTACAGGCTGGCCGCCAGATGCACGTCCTGCGCGATGCGGAATCGCCGCTGCACGTTGAAGCCCACCGTGAACAGGCCGCCGAATTCACCCTTGGCCGCGCCGTACGCGGCCGGGCCCAGGCCCCAGTCCTCGTTGATCGCCACCATGTAGTGCGCGCCGAGGAAGGCCGTCTTCTGCCCCGTGGGCATCTTGACCGGCGACCAGTTCAGCTCGAACGCCGCGGGCCGGCTGTCGGTGGCCGTGATCACCGGACGCTCCGAAGCCTCGTTCGACGCGGACTGCCACGGCGTCTGCGACGTCGAGGGCAGTGTCGTCTGCAAGGCGGATGGCGACTGGGCGTTGGCGTGCAGCTGCGCCGCCATCAGGGCGGAGCAGAGCAGCAGGGGGCGGGACGGGAATCGCGCAGGAAATCGCGAAGGGGAACGCGAAAGAAAACGCGAGGAGGTCGGATCGGTGCGGCGCATCGGGGAGCAGTCGGTTATTTCTTGCGGGCGCGTGGATGCGCCGCGTCGTAGACCTTGGCCAGGTGCTGGAAGTCCAGCCGGGTGTAGATCTGCGTGGTGCTGATGTTGGCGTGGCCCAGCAGTTCCTGGACCGCGCGCAGGTCGCCGCTGCTCTGCAGCAGGTGCGACGCGAACGAGTGGCGCAGCATGTGCGGGTGGACATGCGTGGGCATGCCCGCCGCCAGCGCGCGCTGCTTGAGGCGTTTGCGGATCTGGTCGGCGCTGAGCCGGTGGCCGCGCGGACCGACCAGCAGCGCCGGCTCGTCCGCCGCCGCCCATTGGCCGCGCACCGCGATCCAGGCGCGCAGCGCCGTCATCGACGGGCCG
This genomic stretch from Mitsuaria sp. 7 harbors:
- a CDS encoding hemerythrin domain-containing protein; the protein is MPSTTATRSTAVRKSSTKASPRTPDAVTLLRADHKKVSDLFDQFEKSRSTAKKRQLVAQICQELTVHAQVEEEIFYPEVQAALRDKELVPEAKVEHQSIKDLIAAVEGVEPYGEDYDAKVKVMSEWVKHHVKEEQNEMFPKAKKSKLDLVELGQRLQSRKDELLAQYPTSH
- a CDS encoding PleD family two-component system response regulator, whose product is MAMPSADLSGRIVYIEDDPINGLLMQHWAAQYPDLRLEVAMTGATGLASCQLEPPDAVLLDRHLPDLDGLEVLRRFRAVASFADIPVIVLSASNQPVDIEASLRGGASAYWSKPFDFKQLERGLIDLMAKARRRT
- the glmS gene encoding glutamine--fructose-6-phosphate transaminase (isomerizing), whose amino-acid sequence is MCGIVGAVSQKDIVPILIEGLKRLEYRGYDSCGVAVHQDGQLRRARSTSRVAELQTLAAQDGVAAGTGIAHTRWATHGAPAVHNAHPHFSHGPGAEAHLQPGRVALVHNGIIENHDELRAELKSRGYVFHSQTDTEVIAHLVDFHYHGDLLEAVQTAVAQLRGAYGIAVFHKDEPHRVIGAREGSPMVLGVGKDEYAGANFVASDAMALAGVTDQIVYLEEGDVVDLQLGRYWISNKDATTGRFVNVEREVKTVHAHSGAAELGPYRHYMQKEIFEQPVAIANTLDAVTGISPELFGDGAFRVFKEIDSVLILACGTSYYAGSTAKYWLESIAKIPTSVEIASEYRYRDSVPNPRTLVVTISQSGETADTLAALKHARSLGMLHTLTVCNVSTSAMVRECSLAYITRAGAEIGVASTKAFTTQLVGLFLLTLALAQTRGHLSEQQEQEHLKALRHLPVAVQAVLALEPQVIAWSEEFARKENALFLGRGLHYPIALEGALKLKEISYIHAEAYPAGELKHGPLALVTAQMPVVTVAPNDTLLEKLKSNMQEVRARGGELFVFADGDTKIDSEPGLHVIRMPEHYGALSPILHTVPLQLLAYHTACARGTDVDKPRNLAKSVTVE
- a CDS encoding Lrp/AsnC family transcriptional regulator, coding for MEFSITLDAIDLRVLDLLQQDASLSNQALAERAHVSPATCLRRVRRLIETGVIEKQVAILSPDKLGAGLSALVEITLDRQGAEHLDAFETIAVAAAEVQQCWRVAPGPDFVLVLQVPDMPAYHALVQRLFTQQANVRNVKAFFSVKRAKFEPRLALPAARG
- a CDS encoding IS481 family transposase, with amino-acid sequence MPWSQDTVKDQREEFVRLARQPGANISELCRRSGISRKTGYKWLSRDDLEDRSRRPHTSPTRTPEQLQAQVLAVRAECSAWGGRKIAKVLARDHGVHVAASTANWVLRRNGLIDPAASQAATAWQRFEHETPNALWQMDFKGHFATDTERCHPLTVLDDHSRFNIVLQALSNERLESVQPVLQRAFERYGLPERINADNGPPWGSPTRGALTELGVWLIRLGVRLSHSRPMHPQTNGKDERFHRTLKAELLASRHFKDLDDAQHHFIQWRHLYNAKRPHQALGMDTPASRYAASPRSMPSSLRPVEYGDGAIVRRVGYGGRIAFKGNTYRVGRGLIGQPVALRPHLDLDGSFDVFFCHQKVRMIDLCQAD
- a CDS encoding class I SAM-dependent rRNA methyltransferase, with translation MKSIRLREGKERSLLRRHPWVFEGSIARGKADAGETVRVEAFDGSFLCWASFSPESLIRVRAWSFDEQERIDAAFFERRIAAALALRARMPIASDAVRLIHGEADGLPGLIVDRYGDTLSAQFLSAGTERWKQTLADQLLAQTGLTRLYERSDANVRTLEGMEPVTGWLRGEGATEIVISENTWKLSLDVAEGHKTGYYLDQRDNRRKFGEAVKHYGCQSVLNCFSYTGGFSVAALAGGATDVISVDSSGPALARATAHVALNGFDPAHHTALDADVNHTLRDLLKQGRSFDAIVLDPPKFAPTAAHAERAARAYKDINRLGLMLLKPGGLLFTFSCSGGVGPELFHKIVAGAGIDAGADGLILDRVGATPDHPQTIYFPEGEYLKGLLILKR